A genomic segment from Rhodospirillum centenum SW encodes:
- the mprF gene encoding bifunctional lysylphosphatidylglycerol flippase/synthetase MprF, which produces MPHSADTTLPAAPVDRGAGPLPFLSLLRRLLPWAVAVLVASLAVVAAGRLRAEFDLAALGREVATLPAAALAGCVLFTLASYTALVGYDLSALRWIGARLPLARAAMGSFVGFAFSNTLSFTAFSGGAIRYRLYTSAGLSGMQVAKAVFFLSTAFMVGISLVGSVGLWLAPERAASVLHLPPGAVRSLAVTVALTVPLLLLAAALRRRPLVLLGREITLPGAKLLLMQLVISTADIAFSAGALYVLLPADAPVGFAAFAGVYCAAIVLGLLSHLPGGIGVFDGIMMLALADAVPAERMGAALLVYRAVYYLLPLLAAVALLAGHEGRALRGRLPLADLHRRAADALRLGRGALPAAAAAVAVTAGIVLLVSGALPAVPGRVHAAAALVSLPVVEVSHILNSVVGLGLVLIGRGLYQRLDSAWTLTMGLLGAGVVLNLLKGLDWEEAVILAGCAAILWAAREEFYRRGSLTEVRLTPGWVLGSAGLVAGAVVLTLFAFEHVEYRDALWWQVATTADAPRSMRALVATGVALLGLSLHTLLRPAPRTTPRPDATTVERAAALLPASPRTEGNLVLLGDKAVLFNEAGTGFLMYGVRGRSWIAMGDPVGPVETWPDLVWSFRQMVHRHGGQAAFYQVRPESLPLYLDAGLLPVKIGEEARVPLAGFDLEGPERRDLRYAVRKGGRDGLSFALVGRDEVPAILDELRTVSDGWLAGRKVREKGFSVGWFDPDYLSRFDHAVVRHEGRIVAFANIWAGAPGGELSVDLMRHRPDAHPLTMDFLFAHLMLWGTGAGFSWFNLGMAPLSGLTGRPLAPLWHRLGAFVFKRGEPFYGFRGLRQYKEKFRPRWEPRYLCSPGGLAPATILADVAALVAGGLDGTIGK; this is translated from the coding sequence ATGCCGCACAGTGCTGATACCACGCTCCCCGCCGCCCCCGTTGACAGGGGCGCGGGCCCCCTCCCCTTCCTCTCCCTGCTCCGCCGCCTGCTGCCCTGGGCCGTCGCCGTCCTGGTGGCCTCTCTGGCGGTCGTTGCCGCGGGCCGGCTGCGCGCGGAGTTCGACCTCGCCGCTCTGGGCCGGGAGGTGGCGACCCTGCCGGCCGCGGCCCTGGCCGGCTGCGTCCTGTTCACGCTCGCCAGCTACACCGCCCTGGTCGGCTACGACCTGTCCGCGCTGCGCTGGATCGGGGCGCGGCTGCCGCTGGCGCGCGCCGCGATGGGCAGCTTCGTCGGATTCGCCTTCAGCAACACGCTGAGCTTCACCGCCTTCAGCGGCGGCGCCATCCGCTATCGTCTCTACACCTCCGCCGGGCTGTCGGGCATGCAGGTGGCCAAGGCGGTGTTCTTCCTCAGCACCGCCTTCATGGTCGGGATCAGCCTCGTCGGCAGCGTCGGGCTGTGGCTGGCGCCGGAGCGCGCGGCATCGGTGCTGCACCTGCCGCCGGGGGCTGTCCGGTCCCTGGCCGTGACCGTCGCGCTGACGGTTCCGCTTCTGCTGCTGGCAGCCGCCCTGCGGCGCCGGCCGCTGGTGCTGCTCGGCCGCGAGATCACGCTGCCGGGGGCGAAGCTGCTGCTGATGCAGCTCGTCATCTCCACGGCCGACATCGCCTTTTCCGCGGGGGCGCTCTATGTGCTGCTGCCGGCCGACGCGCCTGTCGGCTTCGCCGCCTTCGCCGGTGTCTACTGCGCCGCCATCGTGCTGGGGCTGCTGAGCCATCTGCCCGGCGGCATCGGCGTGTTCGACGGCATCATGATGCTGGCCCTGGCCGACGCCGTACCGGCGGAGCGCATGGGGGCCGCACTGCTGGTCTACCGCGCCGTCTATTACCTGCTGCCGCTGCTGGCGGCGGTGGCGCTGCTGGCCGGGCATGAGGGCCGCGCCCTGCGCGGCCGCCTGCCGCTCGCGGATCTGCACCGCCGGGCTGCGGACGCGCTGCGGCTGGGACGGGGGGCGCTGCCGGCGGCCGCTGCCGCGGTGGCCGTGACGGCCGGGATCGTGCTGCTGGTCTCAGGCGCGCTGCCGGCGGTGCCGGGCCGCGTGCATGCGGCGGCGGCGCTGGTCTCCCTGCCCGTGGTGGAGGTGTCGCACATCCTGAACAGCGTCGTCGGGCTGGGTCTGGTCCTGATCGGACGGGGGCTCTACCAGCGGCTGGACAGCGCCTGGACCCTCACCATGGGGCTCCTGGGGGCCGGCGTCGTGCTGAACCTGCTGAAGGGCCTGGACTGGGAGGAGGCGGTGATCCTGGCCGGCTGCGCCGCGATCCTGTGGGCAGCGCGGGAGGAGTTCTACCGCCGCGGCTCCCTGACCGAGGTGCGGCTGACCCCCGGCTGGGTGCTGGGCAGCGCCGGGCTGGTGGCGGGGGCCGTGGTGCTGACCCTGTTCGCCTTCGAGCATGTCGAGTACCGCGATGCGCTGTGGTGGCAGGTCGCCACCACGGCCGACGCGCCGCGCAGCATGCGCGCCCTGGTGGCGACGGGCGTGGCGCTGCTGGGCCTGTCCCTGCACACCCTGCTGCGGCCCGCCCCGCGGACGACGCCGCGTCCCGATGCGACGACGGTGGAGCGCGCCGCGGCCCTGCTGCCGGCCTCGCCCCGCACCGAGGGCAATCTCGTGCTGCTGGGCGACAAGGCCGTCCTGTTCAACGAGGCCGGCACCGGCTTCCTGATGTACGGGGTGCGGGGGCGGAGCTGGATCGCCATGGGCGACCCGGTCGGCCCGGTAGAGACCTGGCCCGATCTCGTCTGGTCGTTCCGCCAGATGGTCCACCGCCACGGCGGACAGGCCGCCTTCTACCAGGTCCGTCCCGAATCCCTGCCGCTCTACCTGGACGCCGGGCTGCTGCCCGTGAAGATCGGGGAGGAGGCGCGCGTGCCGCTGGCCGGCTTCGACCTGGAGGGGCCGGAGCGGCGCGATCTGCGCTATGCCGTGCGCAAGGGCGGGCGCGACGGGCTGAGCTTCGCCCTGGTCGGACGCGACGAGGTGCCGGCGATCCTGGACGAGCTGCGCACCGTGTCGGACGGCTGGCTGGCCGGGCGAAAGGTGCGGGAGAAGGGATTCTCCGTCGGCTGGTTCGACCCGGACTATCTGAGCCGCTTCGACCATGCCGTGGTGCGCCACGAAGGACGGATCGTCGCCTTCGCCAACATCTGGGCCGGGGCGCCGGGCGGCGAGCTGAGCGTGGACCTGATGCGGCACCGGCCGGACGCCCATCCCCTGACCATGGATTTCCTCTTCGCCCACCTGATGCTCTGGGGGACCGGAGCCGGCTTTTCCTGGTTCAATCTGGGGATGGCGCCGCTCTCCGGCCTGACGGGGCGGCCGCTGGCGCCGCTCTGGCACCGGCTGGGGGCCTTCGTCTTCAAACGCGGCGAGCCCTTCTACGGGTTCCGCGGGCTGCGCCAGTACAAGGAGAAGTTCCGTCCGCGCTGGGAGCCCCGCTACCTCTGCTCCCCCGGCGGGCTGGCCCCGGCCACCATCCTGGCCGACGTGGCGGCCCTGGTGGCGGGCGGGCTGGACGGTACCATCGGGAAGTGA
- a CDS encoding cache domain-containing protein, translating into MDKYLSRVTVGQRLVLLIAVLVVALAGMTTADLLASRRSAFDSRKDLVRSMAESARSIVASFHAAAKRGEATEAEAKAAALAALGAMRYGDGDYVWVNDRQPQMVMHPIKPEMIGTDLSGTKDAEGKLLFMNMLAATEGGKSGFVDYLWPKPGQSEPAAKISFVTPFEPWGWVVGTGLYVDDVQARFIADAKAAGLLTALILLIAGCAGYILIRSIRQPLDRTTAAVRRLAEGDLDVQIVDSDRKDEMGEIARALEVFRRNAREARRLESAAATERAIRERRRAALEQHTADLNAAVSGVLQGLSGAATDMQGTARSMSDTAGRTRDQASDVTSNAAQSAENLTTVAAATEEMLSSIQEIGRQVEEARRVANEAVDETGRTDTIMRGLVDAAAQIGDVLKLITEIAARTNLLALNATIEAARAGEAGKGFAVVAGEVKTLANQTARATEEITAKIQAVQAATGQASGSLTHISGIIGRMDQISSSIAAAIDEQSATTQEIVRNVQNASGSTAQVTALIGDVSRAARETGTASEQVLSATGDLARQAESLRHEVESFMQQMEGAGDQRNYERVPCALEIGIACGERTVSTKTLYLSIGGLATPDVLPGAQPGLGVTIGFGQRRVAARIARVEAGTIAYTFSLAGDADGQAFIDALVERQRGNRTAA; encoded by the coding sequence ATGGACAAGTATCTTTCTCGCGTCACCGTCGGCCAGCGCCTCGTTCTCCTGATCGCCGTGCTGGTCGTGGCGCTGGCGGGCATGACGACGGCGGACCTCCTGGCCTCGCGCCGCTCGGCCTTCGACAGTCGCAAGGATCTGGTCCGCTCCATGGCGGAGTCCGCCCGCAGCATCGTCGCCAGCTTCCATGCCGCCGCCAAGCGGGGCGAGGCCACAGAGGCGGAGGCGAAGGCCGCCGCTCTGGCGGCGCTGGGCGCCATGCGCTACGGCGACGGCGATTACGTCTGGGTCAACGACCGTCAGCCGCAGATGGTCATGCACCCGATCAAGCCCGAGATGATCGGCACCGACCTGTCCGGCACGAAGGACGCCGAAGGCAAGCTGCTGTTCATGAACATGCTGGCGGCGACCGAGGGCGGAAAATCCGGCTTCGTGGACTATCTCTGGCCGAAGCCGGGCCAGAGCGAGCCTGCGGCCAAGATCTCCTTCGTCACCCCGTTCGAGCCCTGGGGCTGGGTGGTCGGCACCGGCCTCTATGTCGATGACGTGCAGGCCCGGTTCATCGCCGATGCCAAGGCGGCCGGCCTGCTGACGGCGCTGATCCTGCTGATCGCCGGCTGTGCCGGCTATATCCTGATCCGCTCCATCCGGCAGCCGCTGGACCGGACGACCGCGGCCGTGCGCCGGCTCGCCGAGGGCGACCTCGACGTGCAGATCGTCGATTCCGACCGCAAGGACGAGATGGGCGAGATCGCCCGGGCCCTGGAGGTCTTCCGCCGCAATGCCCGCGAGGCGCGGCGGCTGGAGAGCGCGGCGGCGACCGAGCGCGCCATCCGCGAACGCCGCCGGGCCGCCCTGGAGCAGCATACGGCCGACCTGAACGCCGCCGTCTCCGGCGTGCTCCAGGGACTGTCGGGCGCTGCCACCGACATGCAGGGCACCGCCCGCAGCATGTCGGACACGGCGGGCCGGACCCGTGATCAGGCCAGCGACGTGACGAGCAATGCCGCCCAGAGCGCCGAGAATCTGACCACCGTCGCCGCCGCGACGGAGGAGATGCTGTCGTCGATCCAGGAGATCGGCCGGCAGGTCGAGGAGGCCCGCCGCGTGGCGAACGAGGCGGTGGACGAGACCGGGCGTACCGACACCATCATGCGCGGGCTGGTGGATGCCGCGGCCCAGATCGGCGACGTGCTGAAGCTGATCACCGAGATCGCCGCCCGCACCAACCTGCTGGCACTGAACGCGACGATCGAGGCCGCCCGCGCCGGCGAGGCCGGCAAGGGCTTCGCGGTCGTCGCCGGCGAGGTCAAGACCCTGGCCAACCAGACCGCCCGGGCGACGGAGGAGATCACGGCCAAGATCCAGGCCGTGCAGGCCGCGACGGGACAGGCCTCCGGCTCCCTGACCCACATCTCGGGGATCATCGGCCGCATGGACCAGATCTCCTCCTCCATCGCCGCCGCCATCGACGAGCAGTCGGCGACGACCCAGGAGATCGTGCGCAACGTCCAGAACGCCAGCGGATCGACCGCCCAGGTCACCGCCCTGATCGGTGACGTGTCGCGGGCCGCCCGGGAAACCGGCACGGCTTCCGAACAGGTCCTGAGCGCGACCGGCGACCTGGCACGGCAGGCCGAGAGCCTGCGCCACGAGGTCGAGAGCTTCATGCAGCAGATGGAAGGGGCCGGCGACCAGCGCAACTACGAACGGGTGCCCTGCGCCCTGGAGATCGGCATCGCGTGCGGCGAGCGGACGGTGTCCACGAAGACGCTGTACCTCTCCATCGGCGGGCTGGCGACGCCCGACGTGCTGCCCGGCGCACAGCCGGGGCTGGGCGTCACCATCGGCTTCGGCCAGCGGCGTGTCGCGGCGCGCATCGCGCGGGTCGAGGCCGGGACCATCGCCTACACCTTCTCGCTGGCCGGCGACGCGGACGGACAGGCCTTCATCGACGCCCTGGTCGAGCGCCAGCGCGGCAACCGCACGGCGGCCTGA
- a CDS encoding TonB-dependent receptor plug domain-containing protein: protein MTSWHRPRLTAALLLSALSLPALTAPALAQEAPAPQGGTAGGTAGTAAGKAAVRQEIEEIIITGTIAFRNRTSDPNPVLAYDLEYFQRFEPVSVGEMLKRVPGVTFTSDVLEYDAVQMRGLPAGYTQVLINGRTAPGGEADRSFFVDRIPAELVERVEIVRAPRADQPSEGVAGTLNVITKDSARFAGGFAKIGGLINDDGKIRPSAAVAYADTLRSGDTSYWVALNYQGRRNPKEKVTDFYDGDFEEFTGRELQSDTRDGVDISANGELTTTLGGGSLRLFGLVVDTDRDEDETSLTYEGDSPAALELDEVEIQRERIGQRTYALGAEATLPLGAGDLGLAAGWSGFREDTTAETDEGDTVAEAGLVERETLDTDDDEVTGTVSYRFGPEGFRTKLGVDLLHKKRDNAERTFEIDGGDVEEETPPGAIYTIKETRIDPYARLSLDLTDRVMLDLGARYEMTDREVDSDGEDGSHDSKNLNPSAHLRYNPTASDHFLLSVARTVRRPDYDLLAPYRQEEEPADDDELIGNPSLANEMAWGIDVGYERQIGRRGIFGVNVFYRDVTDVIELVNTGEEAEAGGSVYQARNIGDGETWGVEADLSLPLDFAGLPDTGVFANYTWLDSSITDPFTGEDRRFNNQPRHVYNVGFIQTLPSWDVSFGASLSGRSGAEESSLDETIDLRYGQELEAFIEKRFAERFVLRLTGTNLLNRKKKEDFRFFDGDSVAEMLEARRTGDVDEAEKEREESGALFQVTLRAAF, encoded by the coding sequence ATGACGTCCTGGCACCGCCCGCGGCTGACGGCCGCCCTGCTGCTTTCCGCCCTGTCCCTGCCCGCCCTCACCGCCCCCGCCCTGGCCCAGGAAGCCCCAGCGCCGCAGGGCGGTACGGCCGGTGGTACGGCCGGGACGGCAGCCGGCAAGGCGGCTGTCCGCCAGGAGATCGAGGAGATCATCATCACGGGGACGATCGCCTTCCGGAACCGGACCAGCGATCCCAACCCCGTGCTGGCCTACGACCTGGAGTACTTCCAGCGTTTCGAGCCGGTCTCGGTCGGCGAGATGCTGAAGCGGGTGCCGGGCGTCACCTTCACCTCGGACGTGCTGGAGTACGACGCCGTGCAGATGCGCGGCCTGCCGGCGGGATACACCCAGGTTCTCATCAACGGCCGCACCGCACCGGGCGGTGAGGCCGACCGCAGCTTCTTCGTGGACCGCATTCCGGCCGAACTGGTGGAGCGGGTGGAGATCGTCCGCGCCCCGCGCGCCGATCAGCCCAGCGAGGGCGTGGCCGGCACGCTGAACGTCATCACCAAGGACAGCGCCAGATTCGCGGGCGGCTTCGCCAAGATCGGCGGGCTGATCAACGATGACGGCAAGATCCGCCCGTCGGCCGCCGTGGCCTATGCCGATACCCTGCGCAGCGGCGACACCTCCTACTGGGTGGCGCTGAACTACCAGGGGCGGCGCAATCCGAAGGAGAAGGTCACGGACTTCTACGACGGCGACTTCGAGGAGTTCACCGGCCGCGAGCTGCAGTCCGACACCCGTGACGGCGTCGATATCTCCGCCAACGGCGAGCTGACGACGACGCTGGGCGGTGGCTCGCTGCGGCTGTTCGGTCTGGTCGTGGACACCGACCGCGACGAGGACGAAACCTCCCTGACCTATGAAGGCGACAGCCCGGCGGCGCTGGAACTGGACGAGGTGGAGATCCAGCGCGAGCGCATCGGCCAGCGCACCTATGCCCTGGGGGCCGAGGCCACCCTGCCGCTGGGTGCGGGGGACCTGGGGCTGGCAGCCGGCTGGTCGGGTTTCCGCGAGGATACGACGGCCGAGACCGACGAAGGCGACACCGTCGCGGAGGCCGGGCTGGTCGAGCGGGAGACCCTGGACACCGACGATGACGAGGTCACCGGCACCGTCAGCTACCGTTTCGGTCCGGAGGGCTTCCGCACCAAGCTGGGCGTCGACCTGCTGCACAAGAAGCGGGACAACGCCGAACGCACCTTCGAGATCGACGGCGGCGACGTCGAGGAGGAGACCCCGCCGGGGGCCATCTACACGATCAAGGAGACGCGCATCGACCCCTATGCCCGCCTGTCGCTGGATCTGACCGACCGCGTCATGCTGGACCTGGGTGCCCGCTACGAGATGACCGACCGTGAGGTGGACAGCGACGGCGAGGACGGCTCGCACGATTCGAAGAACCTGAACCCGTCGGCGCATCTGCGCTACAACCCGACGGCATCCGACCACTTCCTGCTGTCGGTCGCCCGCACCGTCCGCCGGCCCGACTACGACCTGCTGGCGCCCTACCGCCAGGAGGAGGAACCGGCGGACGATGACGAGCTGATCGGCAATCCGTCGCTGGCGAACGAGATGGCCTGGGGCATCGACGTCGGCTACGAGCGCCAGATCGGCCGCCGCGGCATCTTCGGCGTCAACGTCTTCTACCGCGATGTCACCGATGTCATCGAACTGGTCAATACCGGCGAGGAGGCGGAGGCCGGCGGCAGCGTCTATCAGGCGCGCAACATCGGTGACGGTGAAACCTGGGGGGTGGAGGCGGACCTGTCGCTGCCGCTGGATTTCGCGGGCCTGCCGGACACGGGCGTGTTCGCCAACTACACCTGGCTGGACAGCAGCATCACCGACCCCTTCACGGGCGAGGACCGCCGCTTCAACAACCAGCCCCGCCACGTCTACAATGTGGGCTTCATTCAGACGCTGCCGTCCTGGGACGTGAGCTTCGGTGCCTCGCTCTCCGGCCGCAGCGGCGCCGAGGAGTCCTCTCTGGACGAGACGATCGACCTGCGCTACGGCCAGGAACTGGAAGCCTTCATCGAGAAGCGGTTCGCAGAGCGCTTCGTGCTCCGGCTGACCGGCACCAACCTGCTGAACCGCAAGAAGAAGGAGGATTTCCGCTTCTTCGACGGCGACTCCGTCGCGGAGATGCTGGAAGCCCGCCGCACCGGCGATGTGGACGAGGCCGAGAAGGAGCGGGAGGAATCCGGTGCGCTGTTCCAGGTCACCCTGCGCGCCGCCTTCTGA
- a CDS encoding phytase, whose product MTRLPFPAAPVLALLLLAGVACAAPVAPVATVQPSLETAPGLPDTPDEADADDPAVWLHPTDPARSLIITAVKDAGLRVYDLQGRLVQRVEAARAGADGLPGRYNNVDVAYGLALPGGGVMDVAVASDRGRDRIMVWRIDPNSAATPLADVTDPEQPRVFPTRRAPDGSGEIANPAADQRSAYGLTTWKGPDGHRVIVAQRKEARLVEHRLVVNPDGTVGHVRLRHWDFPYSHRGQSLTAEDDHDPARDWQPQFEGLVVDQERGILFAGQEDVGLWRVNLTTGTADAAPFHETRGSTRSPFDNRASRVARDVEGLALYYGPEGTGYLVASSQGDAHGDEKAPDPEGLDDTFAVFERGGDNRYLGSFRIVAGGGVDGVQECDGAEIVSYALPGFPNGLMVVQDGYNDDLNGLSGEPEATNFKYVDWKAIAGSFDPALMVTPQAWTPRPTP is encoded by the coding sequence ATGACGCGCCTGCCCTTCCCCGCCGCCCCCGTCCTGGCCCTGCTGCTTCTGGCCGGGGTCGCCTGCGCCGCCCCGGTGGCGCCGGTCGCCACCGTGCAGCCGTCCCTGGAAACCGCGCCCGGGCTGCCGGACACGCCCGACGAGGCGGATGCGGACGACCCCGCCGTCTGGCTGCACCCGACCGACCCGGCCCGCAGCCTGATCATCACGGCCGTGAAGGATGCGGGGCTGCGGGTCTACGATCTGCAGGGCCGGCTGGTACAGCGCGTCGAGGCGGCCAGGGCGGGCGCCGACGGGCTGCCCGGCCGCTACAACAACGTGGATGTGGCCTATGGTCTGGCGCTGCCCGGGGGCGGCGTCATGGACGTGGCCGTGGCCAGCGACCGCGGCCGCGACCGGATCATGGTCTGGCGCATTGATCCGAACTCGGCGGCGACGCCGCTGGCCGACGTCACCGACCCGGAGCAGCCGCGGGTGTTCCCGACCCGGCGCGCCCCCGACGGCAGCGGCGAGATCGCCAATCCCGCCGCCGACCAGCGCAGCGCCTATGGCCTGACCACCTGGAAGGGGCCGGACGGGCACCGGGTCATCGTCGCCCAGCGCAAGGAGGCCCGGCTGGTCGAGCACCGGCTGGTCGTCAACCCCGACGGCACGGTGGGCCATGTCCGTCTGCGCCACTGGGACTTCCCCTACAGCCACCGTGGTCAGTCCCTGACCGCCGAGGACGACCACGACCCGGCCCGGGACTGGCAGCCGCAGTTCGAGGGACTGGTCGTCGATCAGGAGCGCGGCATCCTGTTCGCCGGGCAGGAGGATGTCGGGCTCTGGCGCGTGAACCTGACGACGGGCACGGCCGACGCCGCCCCGTTCCATGAGACCCGCGGTTCGACCCGCTCCCCGTTCGACAACCGCGCCAGCCGGGTGGCGCGGGACGTCGAGGGGTTGGCGCTCTATTACGGGCCGGAGGGCACCGGCTATCTGGTAGCCTCCAGCCAGGGCGATGCCCACGGCGACGAAAAGGCGCCGGACCCGGAGGGTCTGGACGACACCTTCGCCGTGTTCGAGCGCGGCGGGGACAACCGCTACCTGGGGTCCTTCCGTATCGTCGCCGGCGGCGGCGTGGACGGCGTGCAGGAGTGCGACGGTGCAGAGATCGTCAGCTACGCCCTGCCGGGGTTCCCCAACGGGCTGATGGTCGTGCAGGACGGCTACAACGATGACCTGAACGGCCTGTCCGGCGAACCGGAGGCCACCAACTTCAAGTATGTGGACTGGAAGGCCATCGCCGGCAGCTTCGACCCGGCCCTGATGGTGACGCCGCAGGCCTGGACCCCGCGCCCCACCCCCTGA
- a CDS encoding methyl-accepting chemotaxis protein has translation MTLTQKILAPVAILSLVAAIIAGSAFLSLDRIGEAVTQMKAQSNRVIAASELRSTSRALQRDALNLVFEPAENRQAIAERFNRRLASMSAQIVAIEPKLTTAEARFTPLQRDVVAALTQVRDAALSGDTAGAHDLFKTKVRTAERAASELTDPMIEDGIKRVAELETSLAETSAMETWIMGAVALVGILAGLAVSLLVAQRGVIRPVDRVTEAMTKLQAKDYGFELPDHGRSDAIGGMARAVMVFRDAMRRADALEAEQRREQERRNRQAARLTAQVKDFVDGMNAITDELARESGMLKADADSLAAAAGRTAQMTEEATTATERTASNVQTVAAATEELSASIHEISARAGETAARSTEGATQAKETAERVARLRDTVAEIGQVVDIINGIAAQTNLLALNATIEAARAGEAGKGFAVVAHEVKSLATQTAKATEEIRAQVEGVQGATVDAAAAIERIVGLIGDISAMTGAIAAAVEEQSAVTNEITRSIQGAASGTETIRVEVHQLHATASDTGSVAGRVNGAASDLAGRSDQVRSRVRAFVTELSADTGDRAAG, from the coding sequence ATGACGCTGACCCAGAAAATCCTCGCCCCGGTCGCCATCCTGTCGCTCGTCGCCGCCATCATCGCCGGATCGGCGTTCCTGAGCCTGGACCGGATCGGTGAGGCGGTGACGCAGATGAAGGCGCAGAGCAATCGGGTGATCGCCGCCTCGGAACTGCGCAGCACCAGCCGCGCCCTGCAACGCGATGCGCTGAACCTGGTGTTCGAGCCGGCGGAGAACCGACAGGCCATCGCCGAGCGCTTCAACAGGCGTCTCGCCTCCATGTCCGCCCAGATCGTGGCCATCGAGCCGAAGCTGACCACGGCGGAGGCGCGGTTCACGCCCCTGCAGCGGGACGTGGTCGCCGCCCTGACCCAGGTCCGCGACGCGGCCCTGTCAGGCGACACCGCGGGCGCGCACGATCTCTTCAAGACGAAGGTCCGGACGGCGGAGCGGGCCGCCTCCGAGCTGACCGACCCGATGATCGAGGACGGTATCAAGCGGGTCGCCGAACTGGAGACATCGCTGGCCGAAACCAGCGCCATGGAAACCTGGATCATGGGCGCCGTCGCGCTGGTGGGCATTCTGGCCGGGCTGGCCGTGTCGCTGCTGGTGGCGCAGCGCGGCGTCATCCGGCCGGTGGACCGGGTGACCGAGGCCATGACCAAGCTTCAGGCCAAGGACTATGGTTTCGAGCTGCCCGACCACGGCCGCAGCGATGCCATCGGCGGCATGGCCCGGGCCGTCATGGTGTTCCGGGACGCGATGCGCCGGGCCGACGCGCTGGAGGCCGAGCAGCGCCGCGAGCAGGAGCGGCGGAACCGGCAGGCCGCCCGGCTCACCGCCCAGGTCAAGGATTTCGTGGACGGCATGAACGCCATCACCGACGAACTGGCGCGGGAATCAGGGATGCTGAAGGCCGACGCGGATTCGCTGGCCGCCGCCGCAGGCCGCACCGCGCAGATGACGGAGGAGGCGACGACGGCGACCGAGCGCACGGCCAGCAACGTGCAGACGGTGGCCGCGGCGACGGAGGAACTGTCCGCCTCCATCCATGAGATCAGCGCCCGCGCCGGGGAGACGGCCGCCCGCTCCACCGAGGGCGCCACCCAGGCGAAGGAGACGGCGGAGCGCGTGGCCCGGCTGCGCGACACGGTGGCCGAGATCGGTCAGGTGGTGGACATCATCAACGGAATCGCTGCCCAGACCAACCTGCTGGCGCTGAACGCCACGATCGAGGCCGCCCGCGCCGGGGAGGCGGGCAAGGGCTTCGCCGTCGTGGCGCACGAGGTCAAGTCGCTGGCCACCCAGACCGCCAAGGCGACGGAGGAGATCCGAGCCCAGGTGGAAGGGGTGCAGGGCGCCACGGTGGACGCCGCCGCCGCCATCGAGCGGATCGTCGGCCTGATCGGTGACATCAGTGCCATGACCGGCGCCATCGCCGCCGCGGTCGAGGAACAGTCAGCCGTCACCAACGAGATCACCCGCAGCATCCAGGGGGCCGCCAGCGGCACGGAGACGATCCGGGTCGAGGTCCACCAGCTCCACGCCACGGCCAGCGACACGGGCAGCGTCGCCGGCCGGGTGAACGGGGCCGCGTCCGATCTGGCCGGCCGCTCCGACCAGGTGCGCAGCCGCGTCCGTGCCTTCGTCACGGAGCTGTCGGCGGACACCGGCGACCGGGCGGCGGGGTAA
- a CDS encoding cache domain-containing protein gives MKVPMRIGLVITLLFAAVGAHAADFGTADEAKAMLERAVTAIQQDKDKALRQFAAGEGGFKDRDLYPFCGGPDGMFTAHPTLTGKSLRDLKDKTGKALGEEIYATATEGKISEVSYMWPRPGETEPVQKITYVTKADDQVCAVGYYK, from the coding sequence ATGAAAGTGCCCATGCGTATCGGACTGGTAATCACCCTGCTGTTCGCGGCGGTCGGCGCCCATGCGGCCGACTTCGGCACCGCGGACGAGGCCAAGGCGATGCTGGAGCGTGCCGTCACGGCGATCCAGCAGGACAAGGACAAGGCGCTCCGCCAGTTCGCCGCAGGCGAGGGCGGGTTCAAGGACCGCGACCTCTATCCCTTCTGCGGCGGGCCGGACGGCATGTTCACGGCCCACCCGACCCTTACCGGCAAGAGCCTGCGCGACCTGAAGGACAAGACCGGCAAGGCGCTGGGGGAAGAGATCTATGCTACGGCTACCGAGGGCAAGATCTCCGAAGTCAGCTACATGTGGCCGCGCCCGGGTGAGACGGAGCCGGTGCAGAAGATCACCTACGTGACCAAGGCCGACGATCAGGTCTGCGCCGTCGGATACTACAAGTGA